A section of the Desulfuromonas sp. genome encodes:
- a CDS encoding sulfatase-like hydrolase/transferase → MRKTFWLRFLPLIIKVGLGGVLTAGLWGCVGSKPSSATSNLRPNIIVVFTDDQGYADLGCQGVLDDIRTPNLDRFAAEGVRMTAGYVTAPQCSPSRAGLLTGRYQQRFGFDDIADGPLPLDQMTLADRMTVGGYATGMVGKWHLEPNPGTLAWNAIYLPDGADPRRVPAKFVRPFLPDHRGFKEIFFGSMTRYLATYTLDGEDQPDGRKKWVDIDRFRVDVQTEAALAFIDRHFGEPFFLYVAYYAPHVPLEATEDYLDRFPGEMPERRRHALAMLSAIDDGVGGILDRLEDYGISENTLIFFISDNGAPLWIDKEDLPLHMNGWDGSVNLPLNGEKGMLLEGGVRVPYLLRWPAEIPGRQIVDKPASTLDVAPTVLAAAGLPPVSEMDGVDLLPLLNGEAPWPDRPLFWRFWNQAAVRHGPWKYLHLADGGRFLFDLRSDPAETVNVLKQQPDVAAALATELEAWSSQLKPAGLPDDGKLNDQESRWFGHYLQWAQ, encoded by the coding sequence ATGAGAAAAACATTTTGGCTGCGATTCCTGCCGTTGATAATCAAGGTAGGTCTGGGAGGGGTACTGACCGCAGGGCTCTGGGGTTGCGTTGGCTCGAAGCCGTCGTCTGCGACTTCGAATCTTCGTCCTAACATCATTGTGGTGTTTACGGATGACCAGGGTTATGCCGATCTGGGCTGCCAGGGCGTTTTGGATGACATTCGTACGCCGAATCTGGATCGTTTTGCGGCCGAAGGCGTGCGGATGACAGCTGGATACGTTACCGCCCCCCAGTGTTCCCCCTCGCGGGCAGGTCTATTGACAGGCCGGTATCAGCAGCGTTTCGGATTCGATGATATTGCAGATGGCCCGCTACCGCTGGACCAGATGACATTGGCCGATCGGATGACAGTGGGAGGATACGCGACGGGCATGGTGGGCAAGTGGCACCTGGAGCCGAATCCAGGGACATTGGCTTGGAATGCTATTTATCTTCCTGACGGTGCTGACCCAAGGAGGGTGCCGGCGAAATTTGTTCGGCCGTTCCTGCCGGATCATCGTGGTTTCAAGGAAATCTTTTTCGGATCCATGACTCGATACTTGGCCACCTATACCCTGGACGGCGAGGACCAACCCGATGGGCGGAAAAAATGGGTCGATATTGACCGGTTCCGTGTCGACGTGCAGACCGAAGCGGCCCTGGCATTCATTGATCGGCACTTCGGCGAGCCATTTTTTCTCTATGTCGCTTACTACGCGCCGCACGTTCCGCTTGAGGCGACGGAGGATTATCTCGATCGTTTCCCTGGCGAGATGCCCGAACGGCGGCGGCATGCTTTGGCGATGCTCTCCGCCATCGATGATGGTGTGGGGGGAATCCTGGACCGTCTTGAAGACTACGGGATTTCCGAAAACACCCTGATCTTTTTTATCAGTGACAACGGAGCTCCTCTCTGGATCGACAAAGAGGATCTGCCACTCCACATGAATGGTTGGGACGGATCGGTAAATCTCCCGTTGAACGGTGAAAAGGGTATGCTCCTCGAAGGAGGAGTCCGCGTCCCCTATCTTTTGCGTTGGCCGGCTGAGATTCCCGGTCGGCAGATTGTGGACAAACCGGCCAGTACATTGGACGTTGCGCCGACCGTTCTCGCTGCCGCGGGCCTGCCGCCAGTATCCGAGATGGACGGAGTAGATCTTCTGCCACTGTTGAACGGGGAGGCACCTTGGCCGGACCGCCCCCTGTTCTGGCGGTTTTGGAACCAGGCAGCGGTTCGTCACGGGCCTTGGAAATACCTGCACCTTGCCGATGGTGGTCGGTTTTTGTTCGATTTGCGTAGCGACCCCGCCGAGACCGTAAATGTTCTTAAACAACAGCCGGACGTCGCCGCCGCTCTGGCGACAGAGCTTGAGGCCTGGTCCAGCCAACTCAAGCCAGCCGGATTGCCCGATGACGGCAAATTAAACGATCAGGAGAGCAGGTGGTTTGGGCATTACCTTCAATGGGCACAGTAA
- a CDS encoding anaerobic sulfatase maturase — translation MLSISENSYHVLAKPTGSMCNLGCQYCFFLEKEHLYPGSQFRMPDDLLETYLRQLLESQKTPEVVVGWQGGEPTLMGLEFFQRSVALVEKFKKPSQHVTYTLQTNATLLDDDWCRFFSQHNFLIGLSVDGPQNMHDAYRVDKHGRGTFARVLRGWQFLQKHQVDFNVLCTIHAGNENNPLEVYRFLRDDLKAEYIQFIPIVEQKERDELPRTQDRTDVTDFSVRSKQFGRFLIAIFDEWARHDVGKMFVQHFDAALANWLGMPPVLCIFSKDCGHALALEHNGDLYSCDHFVEPDHRLGNIRETPMVELVGSENQRLFGQFKSESLPQYCRKCAVRFACHGGCPKNRFIKTPAGQPGLNYLCAGYRTFFSHINRTMGLMADLLRKGRYADEVMSILAMEEKPKSALDAFGS, via the coding sequence ATGCTGTCCATTTCTGAAAACTCTTATCATGTTTTGGCAAAACCAACAGGAAGCATGTGCAATTTGGGCTGCCAGTATTGTTTTTTCTTGGAGAAAGAGCATCTTTATCCGGGGAGTCAGTTTCGCATGCCTGACGACCTGCTTGAAACATACCTTCGACAATTATTGGAATCTCAAAAAACCCCTGAAGTGGTCGTTGGGTGGCAAGGGGGTGAACCGACGCTGATGGGACTGGAGTTTTTTCAACGCTCCGTCGCACTTGTCGAAAAATTCAAAAAACCTTCCCAGCATGTCACCTACACTTTGCAAACAAACGCAACGCTATTGGACGATGACTGGTGTCGTTTTTTTTCGCAGCACAACTTTCTCATCGGTTTGAGTGTTGATGGTCCGCAAAATATGCATGATGCCTATCGTGTGGATAAACATGGGCGGGGTACCTTTGCGCGAGTGCTGAGAGGGTGGCAATTCCTCCAGAAACATCAAGTGGATTTCAACGTTTTGTGCACCATTCACGCCGGCAACGAAAATAACCCACTGGAGGTTTATCGTTTTCTAAGAGACGACCTGAAAGCTGAATATATTCAATTCATCCCGATTGTTGAGCAGAAAGAAAGGGATGAGCTGCCACGAACACAAGACCGAACTGATGTGACGGATTTTTCAGTCAGATCGAAGCAGTTCGGACGCTTCCTGATTGCCATATTCGACGAGTGGGCGCGCCATGATGTCGGTAAAATGTTTGTCCAGCATTTTGACGCCGCGCTGGCCAATTGGCTCGGGATGCCGCCAGTTCTTTGCATCTTCTCAAAGGACTGCGGCCATGCTCTTGCACTTGAGCATAACGGTGATTTATATTCCTGCGATCATTTTGTTGAACCCGACCACAGGTTGGGAAATATTCGTGAGACGCCAATGGTTGAATTGGTGGGTTCAGAAAACCAACGCCTGTTCGGGCAGTTTAAATCGGAATCGCTGCCGCAGTATTGTCGGAAATGTGCGGTGCGGTTTGCCTGTCATGGAGGGTGTCCAAAGAATAGATTCATCAAGACTCCTGCTGGTCAACCGGGACTGAACTATCTCTGCGCGGGATACAGAACGTTTTTTTCTCATATTAACCGAACCATGGGGTTAATGGCTGATTTGTTGCGAAAAGGGCGGTATGCGGACGAGGTGATGAGTATTTTAGCGATGGAAGAAAAGCCAAAGAGCGCTCTCGATGCTTTTGGCAGCTAA
- the ppdK gene encoding pyruvate, phosphate dikinase gives MATKYVYFFGDGKAEGKGDMKNLLGGKGANLAEMTSIGLPVPAGFTLTTDVCTEFYKNDRQYPAELKGQVDEKLRQVEKLMGKKFGDSKNPLLVSVRSGARASMPGMMDTVLNLGLNDKTVQGIIEQSGDLRFAYDSYRRFIQMYSNVVLEMDGDILEHILEQMKESRGVEEDTKLTAEDLKELVTLFKTKVKEEIGREFPDDPQEQLWGAIGAVFGSWMNPRAITYRKLNGIPAEWGTAVNVQSMVYGNMGDDCATGVAFTRNPSTGENVFFGEFLINAQGEDVVAGIRTPQPINKAGGDGTLPSMEEVMPECYGQLMKIQQILEKHYRDMQDIEFTIEKDKLYMLQTRGGKRTAKAAVKIAVDMVKEGLISEKEGVLRVEPEQLDQLLHPSLDPKAAKDVIAKGLPASPGAASGEVVFSADEAEEAAKIGLKVILVRVETSPEDIHGMHAAQGILTARGGMTSHAAVVARGMGKCCVAGCGDIKVDYKTQQFTAKGNVIKKGDVITLDGSTGEVMKGEVPTVQPELTGEFGILMGWVDKYRRLRVRTNADTPHDAKVARDFGAEGIGLCRTEHMFFEADRIMAVREMILAEDLEGRKRALSKILPMQKGDFLGLFREMKGLPVTIRLLDPPLHEFLPQSDEDIEELAGVMNVTAATLKHKVEFLHEFNPMLGHRGCRLGVTFPEIYDMQVQAIMEAACELVKDEGYQIVPEIMIPLVSEVRELAILRANAVRIADEVVGRYGVEVEYLIGTMIELPRAALTADAIAEEAEFFSFGTNDLTQTTYGLSRDDAGKFLPFYVEREIFPNDPFVAIDQAGVGQLVKVGCDKGRATRPNIKLGICGEHGGEPSSVIFCHQIGLDYVSCSPFRVPIARLAAAHAVLLEEQ, from the coding sequence ATGGCGACGAAGTACGTGTATTTCTTCGGCGATGGGAAAGCCGAAGGCAAAGGGGACATGAAGAACCTGCTCGGTGGCAAGGGCGCCAACCTCGCGGAGATGACCTCTATCGGCCTGCCGGTCCCGGCCGGCTTCACCCTGACCACCGATGTCTGCACCGAGTTCTACAAGAACGACCGCCAGTATCCGGCGGAACTCAAGGGCCAGGTCGACGAGAAGCTGCGCCAGGTCGAGAAGCTGATGGGCAAGAAGTTCGGGGATTCCAAGAACCCCCTGCTGGTTTCGGTCCGTTCCGGCGCCCGCGCCTCCATGCCCGGCATGATGGACACGGTCCTCAACCTGGGGCTCAACGACAAGACCGTCCAGGGCATCATCGAGCAGAGCGGCGACCTGCGCTTCGCCTACGACTCCTACCGCCGCTTTATCCAGATGTACAGCAACGTCGTGCTCGAAATGGACGGCGACATTCTCGAACACATCCTCGAGCAGATGAAGGAGAGCCGCGGCGTCGAAGAAGACACCAAGTTGACCGCCGAAGACCTGAAGGAACTGGTCACCCTGTTCAAGACCAAGGTCAAGGAGGAGATCGGCAGGGAGTTCCCGGACGATCCCCAGGAACAGCTCTGGGGCGCCATCGGCGCGGTCTTCGGCTCCTGGATGAATCCCCGCGCCATCACCTACCGCAAGCTCAACGGCATCCCCGCCGAGTGGGGCACCGCGGTCAACGTTCAGTCGATGGTCTACGGCAACATGGGCGACGACTGCGCCACCGGCGTGGCCTTCACCCGCAACCCCTCCACCGGTGAGAACGTCTTCTTCGGCGAGTTCCTGATCAACGCCCAGGGCGAGGACGTGGTCGCCGGCATCCGCACCCCCCAGCCGATCAACAAGGCCGGCGGCGACGGCACCCTTCCCTCCATGGAAGAGGTCATGCCCGAGTGCTATGGCCAGCTGATGAAGATCCAGCAGATCCTCGAGAAGCACTACCGCGACATGCAGGACATCGAGTTCACCATCGAGAAGGACAAGCTCTACATGCTCCAGACCCGCGGCGGCAAGCGCACCGCCAAGGCTGCGGTGAAGATCGCCGTCGACATGGTCAAGGAGGGCCTGATCAGCGAGAAGGAAGGGGTGCTGCGTGTTGAGCCGGAGCAGCTCGACCAGCTGCTGCATCCCTCTCTCGACCCGAAGGCGGCCAAGGACGTCATCGCCAAGGGCCTGCCCGCCTCCCCCGGAGCGGCGAGCGGCGAGGTGGTCTTCTCCGCCGACGAGGCGGAAGAGGCGGCCAAAATCGGCCTCAAGGTGATCCTGGTCCGCGTCGAGACGAGCCCCGAGGACATCCACGGCATGCACGCCGCCCAGGGGATCCTCACCGCCCGAGGCGGCATGACCTCCCACGCGGCGGTCGTCGCCCGCGGCATGGGCAAGTGCTGCGTGGCCGGTTGCGGCGACATCAAGGTCGATTACAAGACCCAGCAGTTCACCGCCAAGGGCAATGTGATCAAGAAGGGCGACGTCATCACCCTCGACGGTTCCACCGGGGAGGTCATGAAGGGCGAGGTGCCGACGGTTCAGCCTGAACTGACCGGGGAGTTCGGCATCCTCATGGGATGGGTCGACAAGTACCGCCGCCTGCGGGTGCGCACCAACGCCGACACGCCCCACGATGCCAAGGTCGCCCGCGACTTCGGCGCCGAGGGGATCGGCCTGTGCCGCACCGAGCACATGTTCTTCGAGGCCGACCGCATCATGGCGGTGCGCGAGATGATCCTCGCCGAGGACCTCGAGGGGCGCAAGCGGGCCCTGTCGAAGATCCTGCCCATGCAGAAGGGCGACTTCCTCGGCCTGTTCCGCGAGATGAAGGGTCTTCCGGTCACCATCCGCCTGCTCGACCCGCCGCTGCACGAGTTCCTTCCCCAGAGCGACGAGGACATCGAGGAGTTGGCCGGGGTGATGAACGTCACCGCCGCCACCCTCAAGCACAAGGTCGAGTTCCTTCACGAGTTCAACCCCATGCTCGGCCACCGCGGCTGCCGTCTCGGCGTGACCTTCCCCGAGATCTACGACATGCAGGTGCAGGCGATCATGGAGGCCGCCTGCGAACTCGTCAAGGACGAGGGGTATCAGATCGTCCCCGAGATCATGATCCCGCTGGTCAGCGAGGTCAGGGAACTGGCGATACTGCGGGCCAACGCGGTGCGCATCGCCGACGAGGTCGTCGGCCGCTACGGGGTGGAAGTCGAGTACCTGATCGGCACCATGATCGAGCTGCCCCGCGCGGCGCTGACAGCCGACGCCATTGCCGAGGAGGCGGAGTTCTTCTCCTTCGGCACCAACGACCTGACCCAGACCACCTACGGGTTGTCCCGGGACGACGCCGGCAAGTTTCTCCCCTTCTACGTCGAGCGCGAGATCTTCCCCAACGACCCCTTCGTCGCCATCGATCAGGCCGGCGTCGGCCAGCTGGTGAAGGTGGGCTGCGACAAGGGACGCGCCACCCGCCCGAACATCAAGCTCGGCATCTGCGGCGAGCACGGCGGCGAGCCCTCCTCGGTCATCTTCTGCCACCAGATCGGCCTCGACTACGTCTCCTGCTCCCCCTTCCGGGTGCCCATCGCCCGGCTGGCCGCCGCTCACGCGGTGCTGCTCGAGGAACAGTAG
- the glyS gene encoding glycine--tRNA ligase subunit beta: LKNVVYQAKLGTSFEKVERFRTLALGLARQFEPGAESLTERAALLAKCDLETGMVYEFPELQGIMGREYATMEGEDPRVAKAIFEHYLPVEAGGQLPSDNVGAFVSIADKVDTICGCFGVGLIPTGSADPYALRRSAIGVLSIILERGFRFSLPQLVGDAVELLAEKLTRPAEEVKADVIEFIRLRFFNMLTAQGHPQDAVDAVLSASFDDPLDAQERVAALADLKGREDFEPLAVAFKRVVNIIKGGVEVPVRSDLFEADCERALWTALEKVGAEVAGSVGKGDYESALRTIATLRGPVDDFFEGVMVMAKDEALRTNRLAMLTTVARLFEGIADFAKIAA; encoded by the coding sequence GGGGCCGAGTCCCTCACCGAGCGGGCTGCGCTCTTGGCCAAGTGCGACCTGGAGACCGGAATGGTCTACGAATTCCCCGAACTGCAGGGGATCATGGGGCGGGAGTACGCCACCATGGAGGGGGAAGACCCTCGGGTCGCAAAGGCGATCTTTGAACATTACCTGCCCGTCGAGGCCGGCGGCCAGCTTCCTTCCGACAACGTCGGCGCTTTCGTCTCCATCGCCGACAAGGTCGACACGATCTGCGGCTGCTTCGGCGTCGGCCTTATCCCTACCGGCTCGGCCGACCCCTACGCTCTGCGGCGCAGCGCCATCGGCGTCTTGTCGATCATTCTGGAGCGCGGCTTCCGCTTCTCCCTGCCCCAACTGGTGGGGGACGCGGTGGAACTGCTCGCCGAGAAGCTGACCCGCCCGGCCGAGGAGGTGAAGGCCGACGTGATCGAGTTTATCCGCCTGCGCTTCTTCAACATGCTCACCGCTCAGGGCCATCCCCAGGATGCGGTCGACGCGGTGCTCTCCGCATCTTTCGACGATCCCCTCGATGCCCAGGAGAGGGTCGCCGCCCTGGCCGACCTGAAGGGCCGCGAGGACTTCGAACCTCTGGCGGTCGCCTTCAAGCGGGTGGTGAACATCATCAAGGGAGGGGTGGAGGTTCCGGTGCGCTCCGATCTTTTCGAGGCCGATTGCGAGAGGGCCCTCTGGACGGCCCTCGAGAAGGTCGGTGCCGAGGTGGCCGGCAGCGTCGGCAAGGGCGACTACGAAAGCGCCCTGCGCACCATCGCCACGTTGCGCGGCCCGGTCGATGACTTCTTCGAAGGGGTCATGGTCATGGCCAAGGACGAGGCCTTGCGAACCAACCGGCTGGCCATGCTGACGACAGTGGCCCGCCTCTTCGAAGGGATTGCCGATTTTGCCAAGATAGCCGCTTAG